In Colletotrichum destructivum chromosome 1, complete sequence, the sequence GACTCTGAAAAGGTACCTCTTCTACGGGGCGGCAGGTACAGAGTACTACGTTCTTGCTTCAGGCACTTGTAATTTTCATTACTTCACAGCTTCATCCCCAGACTGACGCTCGCATTCCGCTAAGATCGTGCATCATCGTCTGGCTGTCTTTGGGCTTCCCCATATTTTGCACTATTAAAAAGCCCTTGCTTATGCCCTGGTCTGCACATCCCCCTCGTCTCGCTAACTACCTTAGTCTCGACCGTGTCCGCCAGCACGACATCTCCACAGCGGAGAGGGAAGGAGAAAatgaagaaaagaaaaggaagaaaaggaaggggaaaaaaagcCGACTTTGTACTTGATTATACAGATACACGTACACACGCAACAAGTAGCGAAAGGTACATTCACACTGTACGAGGTACGCTCTGGTATCCGTCGCTCAGTCCTACGGAGTCACAGACAAGGGTACCCGGGTTACCAAATACAGCCATAGGGAGAGGGGACCAGAAGACAGGCTTCCCCCGTCCAGCGCGAGCTCGCCATTTCGTCCACTCCTCCTCTGCTGGAGCTTTCTTCTGCGGCTGTTCTCCCCGTGACGACCTGGGGGATGACTGCTATAGCATGTCAACCTCCGGCCCTGATAATGGATCTCGATCTGGCAGTTTATGGCGCTGCTAGCTACCACGTTCCTCAACCACGTCAATAAGTCGGTGAAGAGAGACAAGTGAAAGTAAAAAGAGGTTTGAAGAGATTTTCTTccaaggggaaggggggagggaaaacCACACCCAGGTGTAACGAGGCCGAACCATCCAAAGAATTCCCAACCAAATTAGCTCGCATAGCACACAGACGACAAAAAGAACATGTTTTTATTCTCCGGGTCTCACACGCAGCCTGGAAGAAGTCGACCTCCCAATCCACATATGGACAGCGGCTAGCCGGCAGAAAAACAGAGCCCATTCCTAGGTTATCCTGTCCGCCCTTGCTTCCCACCGTTTGATTCGGTGACAGACAGAAACGAGTCGGATGCGTCTTGCCCAACTCAGAATCccacagagagagagacggtTCATCAGGGTGTCTGCGACTCTGCCACTCCCACCCTGTACTGCTGCTATTACGGGCCACaatccaccaccaccaccaccaccactaccaccgcACAGCTTGTGTCCGGTGTCCTGTATTTGTGGTGTGTGGTCTTCTCTTGCTGTCTGTCATCAGCAAAGTTAAGACGACGGACGAATCGACGGCGCTCTTGCCAACGCATGCTGTGAGCAGGCTCGAGGTCCGCTCGTGCCCCGACATCTCCGCTTTCGGCGAACCACGGCCCTGCCTGTCCTTGCGTCAATCCCAGGTACCTTGCGTCTTTTTGCCTGGGTCCCAGGTTGAAGAGCGAAGGggaggacaagaagagataaaaaactaaaaaaaaaaccccgTCTTTCAAGGGAGCGCAAAGTAGCAGTACGGCAACGGAAAGAGTCACACTCGAGCGGCTCCATCCAGCATTGATTCAAGTACGGATACATTCAAAGCCATCCCATTCCGCCTGCAGGACTACAAATATTCCCTGGGCCCATCTTCCTGTCTGTTTCCATCAGAGAGCCTCAattctctcttctctcgcGCATTTCCCTCGCCCGTCTCATCCCGGGATCCAAAGCTACACAAagcacacacatacacacacgcaAACGAGTAACGAGtgcgagacgacggcgaccacTACGTCAGCAGCTTCTCTTTTCGTCTTCATCTCTTCTTCCAACTTTCGCTCGCGCCAAACGACATCGCCCGGCTTCCGCGCCGTTGATACACGAATTGCATCTCTCTGCACAAAATTCCCACCGTCACATCCCCGACCCAACGGAAAGACGGACAATTGCGAACTAGCCAGCCCCGGTCCCCGCATCCGTTCGCTGCTCTGTCGTCATCGTGCTTCCTACGAGAGCGCCCATCCATCAGTCCTTGCGTGCCGCTGGGTCGTTGATTTATTACTCGAGACGGTAGCAAACATTGCTTCTTTCCTGCAGACGCAGCACCCGGCCATCGACTGACCCCTGGAGCTggcgctggagctggagctggagcaaAGGACAAACACGCGCCCACTCCCCCTTTGCACCTACACCTTGGCTTACAGGCCCACTGTCTCACCGAGCATTGCGTGCGACACACTGCCATTGTCCATACACCCCCGGCGACCTACTTACACACCAAGTTTACAACCTCTCACACCACCGCAACTCACACCTTGTCGTCAGTCGGGTTTGGCCCCAACTCGTAGCCCTCTGCCGCCCCTACCCACCGTATTAGCACGGTCACAGCAACCATCAGCCCAAGTCTATCTCAGCCGAGTTAGCCTTCTCGAAAGAAAGAAcgagaagaaagggaaaaaaaaagacacaAGCGTCCAATCCTTCCTGCAAGCTTGCAGCACCACATCATATCTGCTTGGACTGGCGGCACGCCTCCTtttctcctcatcctcatcacGCCTGGGCCTCGACTCGGGTTCCGTCAGCAGTTGAAAGCTTCCGACTGGACTGATAGGAGGATCAACCACGTCCCATTAGGAATCGTATCAAGTCAGAAGTCATAGTCACTGGCCACCCCccgcgcgcgcacacacactcacacactcacgcacgcacgcacgcacgccTCTTCCCATCACTTATCAGCTTCTCGGCCAAATATACATATCAGCACCCACACCCCCCAGACGCAAACCCGCCGCTATCTTTCCAACCCATCACCAAGCCGCCTTAGCAACTGGGAATAAGGCACACCATACAAACTACACATCAGGCGTCCCCTGTACTTGCGATAGCTCGAGACCCTTCTTAATCCTCCCAGCACCCGCTCTGACCTGCGGGGGAAAAAAACCCATccaaggggggaaaaggaaaaTCTCTTCAGCGGCGGGCAACGTACGGAGCCGGAGTGCCACCAAAGCAAACCAACCCAGCCCAACCACAAGCAACCCTTCActaggtacggatactaAAGGCCAAGGGCCCCGACTTTGCCACTCGGAACCGCGTGAGACAGCAGGGACCAATTTCCTGCATTTCCCATTCCAAGGCCACCAACAGTCCAGATCTCACCGATTGTTGCGAAAAATTTTCACGACGAGGCCGGATACCGTCTTCCTTCTCCGGATCTCCTCTctgcctccctcctctttcgTTCCCCGTCCCGGGTCTCAAAAGCCCTTTGCCTCTGCCAAACCCGACGGCCGAGACAAGGACAGACAAGCATCGCACGGTGCTCTTTTGTCAATCCTCGCTGCTTAAGGCATCGCAACAGCGCTACCCCTCCACTAAACACCGCCATTCCCCGCTTATCTCCTGCCGCCGTTCACCCACCAATACAGGCACCGACTGCTACTGAAAGCCATCCAAAAGCCTGAGcgacggagagagagagagagagactaCAAGAAGACCCCTGCCAACCTCGCATCCGTCTCTTTTGGAACTCGAACCCTCGCTTTCTCAGTCGCCGGTCTTCACTCACTTCGGCCATACTTGACTCACCTCGGCCATACTTATACAATACACCTCACGATGCATCACAGCCGCAGAAAGTCGGGTAACACGTCCATGTCGGAAAAGACGGTCACTGCCAGCGACCCCTCCCGCTATGGCAAGCGCCCTTCCACTCTCACCAGACGCCAAACACCCCAGAAGCTGGGCAAGAACCCCAGGGACCGCGAACGGGAACTGCAAGACTCGTGGGACGACCAACGTGAAAGTTTTCCTCAGTTCTGGTAAGTCATATCTGTCTTCCACTTCGTCCATCCGCCGCTTTTTGTttctcctcgggcttgggacacacacgcacacacacacaggaGGCTGCTGGCGCCATGTTCTGGACTGCTGCCAACCCCTCCGCAACATTGTCGTCTGGCAACACGCCCATCGTCCAATATCCTTTGCTGCATGGGTGCATTTCCCCCCCATTCGGGTGCACCGCAACGTCACGATGggggccgaggtcggcgccttcgcccaACTTCCTATGCCGTCGACACAATGCAAGCCCCTCGTTTCGAGAAAGAAACCTCGCTGACTGGCCATGTTCTAGCATGACTTGCGAAAAACAGTTTGTGCCTCAAGACGCCAATTTCCTGTACTGCTCAGAAGCGTAGGCCACCACCATCTCCCGAGATCAGGATACGTGTGCCGCGACTTAACTGACACTTTCCCCAGGTGCCGTAAGCATGATCAACAAAGCGCATCGTCCACTGGCAGGAGCCACAGCCAGGCGCACATGGGCAGCTACCCCTTCTACGCCATGGGCAACCCCGAGCCGAGAGACATCGTGCCTCGCgcatcgccctcgaggcccaaCTCGATGCACTTCTCTCCGCCCACGACGCCCggtgccaccaccacctcctccggcgGTAGTGGTCAGTACTCTTCCGCCATCTCTGCGCTGAGGTCGCTCAGCATTCGACCGCCGAGCCCGCCTTCCCCCACATCGTCTCATCCTAGCCTGTGGCCCTTCACCAAGAGCAGCACCAACAGCCCCAGCACGTCGTACAACCGCGGTAGCAACAGCTTCTTTCCGGCGACCTACGATGGGGGCTACGCGGCCAACGGGTATGCCTACAACTACAGCTCCAGCGGCATGGACCGCCCGCtaccgacgaggaggcccaCCGGGCCGGGCTACTCGAGGCCGAAAAGCATCGAGTTGGTGACCCCGATGGTCGGTCGTTAACTGTCATCGGAGGTGACGCATCGCACGACGACACCATTGGGGGAGCGACTGACGTATTGTGCAGTGGGTCACATCCAGCTCAGTGTGCTGTGCACTGCtgagagggagggggggcggggggggtGTATTCTCCTCGTACTCGCCTGTACTACCCCAGCCCAGCCCCAGCACCTGGCCGCGGGGGTTAGCGTCGATTTCGAGCACCGGAAAATGCGGGGGATGTCGATTACGGGAGGGCGGTGTCCGACAAAGTGGGATTGATCCATCCAGCTCCTTTCCGCGGGTTGCACGGGTTGTCGCCTTTCCGACTCATCCGCACAATTATCCCTTCACCGGCCCtgtcctcccctccttctgcCCCCATATCTACCCCACGACCAGCCATGCCTTGGCGCGGCCAGCATTGCAGGCTGTGGGGATTCATTTGCGCATCTGCCATATATTTTCCTGCACTTGGATACGCCATGGCTTCGGTCATGTGAGGGGAGGAGAGCAGCTGGGAAGGGAtacacaaaaaaaaagaacaaaatTGGGGTTGCATTGGCATAGGCATATTGCATTGGTTGGCATTGGCGCAGCGAATTGGGGGTCGggtctttttcttttcttctttcccacCCCATCTCTGATTCGATCCGACCACCTGGTACGCCATTCCCAACACAAACACGGAGGTGCCACGAGAACCTCCGCGTGTGGGGCCTGGTAGGACGATTCATGACGGAGTTTGTTCAGTTTTCTTCTTTGTCTTTTTCACCGACTTGCATCGGGCATTGTCATCATTCTCACTCATCATGGCTTGCTCAAGCCGGCCATCCTCACAACCCCACCCGCCTCGGCATATAGAAAGGCGGGTGCGAGCATATACGGGAAACCTGGTTAGCAGCTTCTACATGATAGCGCAAACCGGACCTAGGCATCCAGGGCGGACGTTTTCCTTTTTGTTTATTCATAACCCGGAGGAGGCATATGGCGGATACAGTACTCCCCCTTCTCTCAATGGGTCATCATCATATCATGTTGTCAAAATACATAGCATATCTCGGATCGGCAGGACGcatgggggggagggccaTCCCCAATAATTCATGTACGGATGTACGGTTCAGGAACATACTTTTGCGCGCGAGAGGCGCGTGAACAATCCGTTTGATCGTCAACCCGACGACGGTgagaggtggtggagggaTTGACTGACTGGTTGACTGGGCTTTGTTTGGAGATAGATACTAGCAAGGAAATCAGAAACCCACCCGTCCCGAAGCACATGAACCTGCAGGGCCCCAATGTGAAAGTAGCCCCCCTTCTTGGACGCATAGCGTCGATCCCCTCCTGGCGGGTTTCCCCAGATGGTTAAGTTGCCGGGTGGGCGGGGCATCCAcgttgggggggagggtttgATGCGCGAAACTGACTCGGGAGATGGACAGGAGTTGAGCGAGACGACGACACAGGCTGGGGCACGGGCTGGCTTGTCTATCTGGGGATGCCGTGATAAGGACGCAAGTTTGTGTgattgggggagggggcgctTGGGAATGTTGAAATTGAATGGCACACGCATGTACTGGCCCCGGGGGGATAGAGAGTGTCTTTTTTGGAGGGGGTTTTCAATATACGAGCGCGGGATGTGGCGCGCCCTCTCGCTCTGCTATGCTGCGCTCTGGCGAGATCCAGGCTCTTtggtgagtgagagtgagagtagaggagagagagtgtgtgtgtgtgtgagagacTCGGAGGAACGGACACACATCTAGATGCGGAAGGAAAGAGGGCAGGACCGTCGAGGTTCCACGGCGCTCTGCTTACGGAGACGGCCGGGCTGGCGGGTCACCCCCGGACGGACGTGAGGTGTTCCAGCAAAATATGGCAGGGGGGAGGAATAACCCATTTGCGGCCGTTTCTTTCGTCTCGTGGGCAAccctccacccctcccccatgTCGGTTGTTTATGCTGCTGCCCACGGGTCTGTTGACATTATGCGGTTTCTAGAAGCAGCGCCAGCCGCCCGGTGACGTGGtttcctttccctctctctctctctgcgtgtgtgtgtcacTATCGCGTCCAGTAGACGCCGGCAAAGAGTTCACAGTGGGGTAGGAGGGAATAAGGACGAAGGGGTCCAAAGGGGGAGCGCATTGGACCTAGGGGTCCTGCGTTCCCTCGGTGTCGGAGACCGGCACATCGCGGTTGAGACTGGGGACGAGAGTCGAGTGGGGGCGGGGATGGAGCGTTCTGATAacggggaagaggggggggggggcttgcttgcttgctttgGTGTAACACGGGATATTTGATACGATTGCGTACGATGACGATGAATCGCGAAGGCATGAGGTGATAGAGAGCGAGGTGGTTTCGAGTCAGGTGCCGGGCCTCGTGACGGCGCTGGTCAAGTGATGGTGCGTGGGCGAAGTTGATGGTGCGtaagagagaaagggaatTGTTTGATGAATCGACCCATACGATGGGCAATGACGGAACGGCCTGTGCAGACAAAGCATCTCGTGACGGGAGGCCGTGGGCGGTCCCCCGTGTGTGACAGGGACGGTGACGAGATGCGACTTGGGGGCCGCGACGGTGAAGCTTCGACGCAGGTCAGGCTTCCGGCAACGTGAGATAGAGGGTGGGATGGGGGTGCCGGGTTCCGGGGGCTGGTTGATCACGCAAGCGAGGCGCCGCAGGCGAACCATGTTGAgcccgggggaggggagggggggagacgACCCTCTGCCGCGGTGAAGGGTGCGATGGCCGCAAGGTGAGGAGCGGTGTGCCAAAGGTGAGAAGGacagagggg encodes:
- a CDS encoding Putative Zinc binding protein Ecl1/2/3 encodes the protein MHHSRRKSGNTSMSEKTVTASDPSRYGKRPSTLTRRQTPQKLGKNPRDRERELQDSWDDQRESFPQFCMTCEKQFVPQDANFLYCSEACRKHDQQSASSTGRSHSQAHMGSYPFYAMGNPEPRDIVPRASPSRPNSMHFSPPTTPGATTTSSGGSGQYSSAISALRSLSIRPPSPPSPTSSHPSLWPFTKSSTNSPSTSYNRGSNSFFPATYDGGYAANGYAYNYSSSGMDRPLPTRRPTGPGYSRPKSIELVTPMVGR